The genomic DNA AGAAGCACTTGAAAACATGTTCAAAGCTGCAAAAAAAGAAGGGATTGATCTTACAGCTGTGTCTGGTTATCGTTCATACAAACGTCAAAAATCGTTGCATGATACATACGTTAGACGTCAAGGAAAAGCTGAAGCTAATTCAGTAAGCGCAATTCCTGGTACAAGTGAACACCAAACGGGTTTAGCAATGGATATTAGTTCAAAAACAGCTAAATTTCAATTAGAGCCTATCTTCGGAGAGACAGCAGAAGGAAACTGGGTCGCGGAACACGCTCATAAATTCGGCTTTGTCATTCGTTACTTAGAAGATAAAACAGATACAACAGAATATGCATATGAACCATGGCACTTACGCTACGTTGGTAATCCATACGCTACATACCTATATAAACATCACTTAACATTAGAAGAAGCAATGGAAGACAAAAAATAAGAGAGCAAATTGCTCTCTTATTTTTCTTTCACTCTATCATTGTAGTAATTTCTTCTTCCATTCTTCAGGCCACGGTTCGCCTCTTCCTGTTTTTTTCGACGCTTGAACCATCATTCCACGACCTACTAAACAAACCTCTCCTTCTGCATTCTTCACCATATAATGTAAATCCAAAGAAGAATTCCCAACCGATCCTGCCTTTACATACACCTTCAACTGTTCATCATAATATATTTGCTTAATAAAATTACATTGTAAATCCGCAACAACGATCATCGTGTCTGATGATGTATGTGTCCACTCTTGCATAAATCCAAGTTCTTTAAACAACGCGATACGAGCTTCTTCAAAATAAGTAAAAGCAACGACATTATTTACATGTCCAAACATATCTACTTCACCAAAACGAACCTTTACAGGATTGTAAAATAAAAAACCACTTTCCCATTTCTCGAAGTCTTCAATATAAGAAATTCTCTTCAACGTTATCTCCTCTTCCTCTCAAAAAAACAGAATAAACTGAAAAATACAGTTATAAATATTGCCCCTTCAAGATGAAGAGGCAATATTTATTAATAGTTATTATCGCTACCAAAGAAATCTTTGAACGATTGAATTGTTGTATCACGGTTTAATGCCGCAATTGAAGTTGTTAAAGGAATACCCTTCGGACATG from Bacillus cereus G9842 includes the following:
- a CDS encoding M15 family metallopeptidase; this encodes MKKIIIISATTIVIGITSFAYFGSKSPLHNEAKAVESQKHNNHPKEEIPAFPKADHNAKQIDNDFSVVTNPKSNLVLINKHRKLPDGYTPEDLTRPNVPFTSPKDKEKTLLRKDAAEALENMFKAAKKEGIDLTAVSGYRSYKRQKSLHDTYVRRQGKAEANSVSAIPGTSEHQTGLAMDISSKTAKFQLEPIFGETAEGNWVAEHAHKFGFVIRYLEDKTDTTEYAYEPWHLRYVGNPYATYLYKHHLTLEEAMEDKK
- a CDS encoding acyl-CoA thioesterase produces the protein MKRISYIEDFEKWESGFLFYNPVKVRFGEVDMFGHVNNVVAFTYFEEARIALFKELGFMQEWTHTSSDTMIVVADLQCNFIKQIYYDEQLKVYVKAGSVGNSSLDLHYMVKNAEGEVCLVGRGMMVQASKKTGRGEPWPEEWKKKLLQ